A single genomic interval of Anser cygnoides isolate HZ-2024a breed goose chromosome 7, Taihu_goose_T2T_genome, whole genome shotgun sequence harbors:
- the TLX1 gene encoding T-cell leukemia homeobox protein 1 isoform X2: MEHLGAHHLHQGQAEPISFGIDQILNTSEPGSCMVSHPRLQDSADYGLGCIVGSAYNTVTGGYGTGGGSAGAYTGTSCSMGALPGSYNVNMAVSMNGNTLSSAGGVIRVPAHRPVTGGVHQPLSAAVPPVNGVNSLTGLTFPWMESNRRYTKDRFTGHPYQNRTPPKKKKPRTSFTRLQICELEKRFHRQKYLASAERAALAKALKMTDAQVKTWFQNRRTKWRRQTAEEREAERQQANRILMQLQQEAFQKTINQPIQADPICVHNSSLFALQNLQPWSDDSTKITSVTTVASACE, from the exons ATGGAGCACTTAGGGGCTCACCACCTGCACCAAGGGCAAGCCGAGCCCATCAGCTTCGGCATCGACCAGATCCTCAACACGTCGGAGCCGGGCAGCTGCATGGTGTCGCACCCGCGGCTGCAGGACTCGGCGGATTACGGCCTGGGCTGCATCGTGGGCAGCGCCTACAACACGGTCACCGGCGGCTACGGGACCGGCGGCGGCTCGGCCGGCGCTTACACCGGCACCTCGTGCAGCATGGGAGCCCTGCCCGGCTCCTATAACGTGAACATGGCGGTGAGCATGAACGGCAACACCTTGAGCTCGGCCGGGGGGGTGATCCGCGTCCCGGCCCACCGGCCCGTTACCGGCGGCGTGCACCAGCCCCTCTCCGCCGCCGTGCCGCCGGTGAACGGCGTCAACAGCCTCACCGGGCTCACCTTCCCCTGGATGGAGAGCAACAGGCGGTACACAAAAGACAGGTTCACAG GTCACCCCTACCAGAACCGCACGCCCCCCAAGAAGAAGAAGCCGCGCACGTCCTTCACCCGCCTGCAGATCTGCGAGCTGGAGAAGCGCTTCCACCGCCAGAAGTACTTGGCCTCGGCCGAGCGCGCTGCCCTGGCCAAGGCCCTCAAGATGACGGACGCGCAGGTGAAGACCTGGTTCCAGAACCGGCGCACCAAGTggag GAGGCAGACGGCGGAGGAGCGGGAGGCCGAGCGGCAGCAAGCGAACCGCATCCtcatgcagctgcagcaggaggcctTCCAAAAAACCATCAACCAGCCCATCCAAGCCGACCCCATCTGCGTCCACAACTCCTCTCTCTTCGCCCTGCAGAACCTCCAGCCCTGGTCCGACGACTCCACCAAGATCACCAGCGTCACCACCGTCGCCTCCGCCTGCGAGTAA
- the TLX1 gene encoding T-cell leukemia homeobox protein 1 isoform X1 has product MEHLGAHHLHQGQAEPISFGIDQILNTSEPGSCMVSHPRLQDSADYGLGCIVGSAYNTVTGGYGTGGGSAGAYTGTSCSMGALPGSYNVNMAVSMNGNTLSSAGGVIRVPAHRPVTGGVHQPLSAAVPPVNGVNSLTGLTFPWMESNRRYTKDRFTVALSPFTVTRRIGHPYQNRTPPKKKKPRTSFTRLQICELEKRFHRQKYLASAERAALAKALKMTDAQVKTWFQNRRTKWRRQTAEEREAERQQANRILMQLQQEAFQKTINQPIQADPICVHNSSLFALQNLQPWSDDSTKITSVTTVASACE; this is encoded by the exons ATGGAGCACTTAGGGGCTCACCACCTGCACCAAGGGCAAGCCGAGCCCATCAGCTTCGGCATCGACCAGATCCTCAACACGTCGGAGCCGGGCAGCTGCATGGTGTCGCACCCGCGGCTGCAGGACTCGGCGGATTACGGCCTGGGCTGCATCGTGGGCAGCGCCTACAACACGGTCACCGGCGGCTACGGGACCGGCGGCGGCTCGGCCGGCGCTTACACCGGCACCTCGTGCAGCATGGGAGCCCTGCCCGGCTCCTATAACGTGAACATGGCGGTGAGCATGAACGGCAACACCTTGAGCTCGGCCGGGGGGGTGATCCGCGTCCCGGCCCACCGGCCCGTTACCGGCGGCGTGCACCAGCCCCTCTCCGCCGCCGTGCCGCCGGTGAACGGCGTCAACAGCCTCACCGGGCTCACCTTCCCCTGGATGGAGAGCAACAGGCGGTACACAAAAGACAGGTTCACAG tGGCCCTCTCACCCTTCACTGTAACACGCCGTATAGGTCACCCCTACCAGAACCGCACGCCCCCCAAGAAGAAGAAGCCGCGCACGTCCTTCACCCGCCTGCAGATCTGCGAGCTGGAGAAGCGCTTCCACCGCCAGAAGTACTTGGCCTCGGCCGAGCGCGCTGCCCTGGCCAAGGCCCTCAAGATGACGGACGCGCAGGTGAAGACCTGGTTCCAGAACCGGCGCACCAAGTggag GAGGCAGACGGCGGAGGAGCGGGAGGCCGAGCGGCAGCAAGCGAACCGCATCCtcatgcagctgcagcaggaggcctTCCAAAAAACCATCAACCAGCCCATCCAAGCCGACCCCATCTGCGTCCACAACTCCTCTCTCTTCGCCCTGCAGAACCTCCAGCCCTGGTCCGACGACTCCACCAAGATCACCAGCGTCACCACCGTCGCCTCCGCCTGCGAGTAA